CTTAAGCAATTCTGAAATTTTATCTAAAAATTCTGTTTCAGAAAAAGGTCATCCCAAAAATCGAGCCGAACTTTTTAAACGCTTTGTATGCTCTTTAAGGAAAATTATTTTTTTGTGTAATCTTAGCAGTTGTTAAAATATCGAATGTGGGCTGTGATTTATACAAAAAAGCACTCTTTTCACATGTTTCTCTGTACTCACTTTCCCATTCACTATCCCAAGTAATCCCCCCACCAACACCATAGATTGCTTGATCGTCTTTCGCCTGAATTGTTCTAATAGCAACGTTAAAAATTGCTCTGTCAGCGTGAGGCAAACATATTCCAATAGAACCACAATAAACACCTCGTGGAGAAGGTTCTAGCTGATTGATTATTGACATTGTCAAAATTTTAGGTGCTCCTGTTATGGAACCACACGGAAAAAGGGCGTTAAAAATATCAAATAGAGATAAATCTTTCTTCAAATGACTTTCAATCGTTGAAGTCATTTGCCAAACATTAGAATATTGTTCGATATCACAGAGTTTACTTACTGTTACACTTCCCAATTCTGAAATACGTCCCATATCGTTTCTTAGAAGATCGATAATCATCATATTTTCAGAGCGATTCTTACTATCATTAGCTAACCAATGTTTATTTCTAAAATCTTGCGCATCATTAATCCCACGAGCAACAGTACCTTTCATTGGACGTGTTGTCAATTTTGATCCATTTTTTTCAAAAAATAATTCTGGACTCATTGATAAGACGGCAAAATCATCATGTTCAATATAACAATTATATTTGGCATCTTGTTCAATCACTAGCCGATTGTAAAGCTCAAAAAGATTCGAATTAATTCTATTATGAAGTTGTACAGTATAATTAACTCGATAAGTATTTCCCTGACGAATTTGTTGTCTAATTTCTGAGATAGCTTTCTCATATTCATCTTTATCCGTCTTAGATTCCCAAACTTGTGGCATTGTGATATTCATCTCGTAATCAAGAGGAAAAGGTTCTTTTTTTACTTCACTATGAACCGCAAAGTAAACAAAGTATTCCCCAGATAACGGAAAAGTCTTTACAGAAAAATTGTTTTCAAATGCTTTTCCTGCTTCATAACTGACATAACCAACAACATAGTATCCATGAATTTGATAATAAACTACTTTCTTAAGAATAGCCTCTACATCATCAATCAACTTTGTTGCCAATATTTTTACTGGATTTTCAAAAATTAATCGGTGTCCCAATTCTTTGAAATCAACCACAGTCTTTTTATGCATCAAAACCCTTTTTTCTTCCGCAACAACATCAGCTGTCCTAAGATAAAAATAGCAATCGCTATCCAGATGAAAATAAAGCCACTAACTTCTCCATTGCCTACCTTTTCGTGAAAAACAAACACGGCTATTGCCAGTTGAATTGTGGGGTTGATGTACTGGATAAAACCAATGATATTCAACGGCGCACGTTTTACCGCTTCTGCAAACAGCAACAAAGGAATCGCCGTCACAATGCCAGATGCTAAAAGTAACACGTTTTCTAGCAAGCTATAATCTAATAAACTTTCTTTTGAAAAGAATAGCAAATAGATAAGCACAAAAGGGGCGACAACACTACTTTCTACCAACATGGCAACGTCACTGGATAACTTGACATTTTTCTTAACCAGTCCATACAAAGCAAAGGTAACTGCTAACAGTACCGAAACAAGAGGCACCTTCCCTGTATTAATTGCTAAAATTCCCACACCAATGCCTGCAATGATAATCGCAGCAGTCATCCATGGACTCAATCGTTCATGTAGGAAAACTAATGCTAATAACATTGACACAAGAGGCATAATATAATAGCCAAAACTAGCTTGTGTGGCCTGCTGGTGACTAACTGCAAAGATATAAGTTAACCAATTCAATGCAATCAAAAAACTTGCCAAAATAGCCATAGCAAGGTCTTGCTTATGACTGATAAGTTGGCGAATTTCACCACGGTATCGCTCCTTATTTTTGGATAAAACCATGTAAACCAACATTGTTAAAACAGTAAAAATAATGCGATAAGAAAAGGTGTTATATGAACTAACACCTGAAAGTAATTTCCAATAAAGAGATAAAAAGCCCCACAAAATATAGGTTATTAAGCCAAGCAAAATCCCCAAATTAGTCTTTTTCAACAAAAACTCCTTTAGTATCAACGTAAAGTGCGACAACTTCACCGTCCAAAGCGAGCGCTTCAAGGCGCTCAACAAGCTCTGCTTCTTTTGCTTTTGGAGCCAAGGTCATAATCGTTGGACCTGCACCAGATAGGTAAGTTGCATAGGCACCAACCTCGTGAGCTACTTCTTTAATCGGTACAAATTCTTTAACTAGTTTTTGACGGAAACGTTCATGGAAAAGGTCAGCTTCAATCGCTTTTCCAGCTTTTTCCAAATCACCTGTTAGAAGCGCAGCAATAGCTACATTGGCAATTGATGAGGCAGCAACAGCTTCCTTATAAGAAAACTCATTTGGCAACACATTGCGGCTATCGCTAGTCTTTAATTCATAATTAGGAATGAACGCCACAAAAGAGGCTTCAGGAAAGGCAGCAACGGCACTATTGACCTTTTCATCAACATAAGATGAAATAACAAGATTACCAAAAATAGCTGGCGCAACATTGTCTGGATGCCCTTCGATTTTTGTCGCAATCACCAATTTTTCATCAGCTGAAAGCTGTAAATGAGCCAACTGATTAGCTAACTCAATTCCAGCCACAATAACTGATGAAGATGACCCTAATCCGCGTGCCAGCGGGATATCTGAAACCATTTTAATACGATGTGGTTGTAGGTCAGCTTTCACTTGTAAAGCTGTCGTAATCAAAAGATTTGTTTCGTCACTAGGAACGTCACCCAAATCATGTAAAACCTCCCATTTTTCAGAAGGCTCTAAAATCTCAATCGTTAAGTACTTAGAAACCGCTACGCCGACCGAATCAAAGCCTGGTCCAACATTAGCAGAGGTTGCTGGTACTGTAATTCTCATATCATTATTATACTCAAAAGTAGTCTTGAGCTTTTCCTTTCACTTAATCAGTTATTATTATTTGCCTAATACTTTAAGTGTATTAACCACTTGGAAATCTTCTACTGCTTCCAATTTAGCTGTTACATCAGCCAACTGTGTTTTACTCATTGAGTGTGTAATGATAACCACACGCGCACGTGTACCATTGGATTTTTGTTGAAGCACTTGTTCAAATGAAATATCTTCAGAATTGAAAATTTCAGCTAAACGAAGCAATTGACCTTTTTTATCAGGGGTATTAATCGCAAAGTAATAGTGGTTCTTCACATCGGCGGGATTTGCCAATGTTGTTTCACGAACAAATTCGTTAAATGGTTTCCCAACATTACCGTCTTTAATACGACGACAGATACGGATAATATCAGCAGTTACAGACGTTGCTGTTGGTTTTTGACCAGCACCAGG
This sequence is a window from Streptococcus macedonicus ACA-DC 198. Protein-coding genes within it:
- the padB gene encoding Para-aminobenzoate synthase, aminase component/Aminodeoxychorismate lyase; the protein is MHKKTVVDFKELGHRLIFENPVKILATKLIDDVEAILKKVVYYQIHGYYVVGYVSYEAGKAFENNFSVKTFPLSGEYFVYFAVHSEVKKEPFPLDYEMNITMPQVWESKTDKDEYEKAISEIRQQIRQGNTYRVNYTVQLHNRINSNLFELYNRLVIEQDAKYNCYIEHDDFAVLSMSPELFFEKNGSKLTTRPMKGTVARGINDAQDFRNKHWLANDSKNRSENMMIIDLLRNDMGRISELGSVTVSKLCDIEQYSNVWQMTSTIESHLKKDLSLFDIFNALFPCGSITGAPKILTMSIINQLEPSPRGVYCGSIGICLPHADRAIFNVAIRTIQAKDDQAIYGVGGGITWDSEWESEYRETCEKSAFLYKSQPTFDILTTAKITQKNNFP
- a CDS encoding RarD protein, producing the protein MKKTNLGILLGLITYILWGFLSLYWKLLSGVSSYNTFSYRIIFTVLTMLVYMVLSKNKERYRGEIRQLISHKQDLAMAILASFLIALNWLTYIFAVSHQQATQASFGYYIMPLVSMLLALVFLHERLSPWMTAAIIIAGIGVGILAINTGKVPLVSVLLAVTFALYGLVKKNVKLSSDVAMLVESSVVAPFVLIYLLFFSKESLLDYSLLENVLLLASGIVTAIPLLLFAEAVKRAPLNIIGFIQYINPTIQLAIAVFVFHEKVGNGEVSGFIFIWIAIAIFILGQLMLLRKKKGF
- the thrB gene encoding Homoserine kinase, which produces MRITVPATSANVGPGFDSVGVAVSKYLTIEILEPSEKWEVLHDLGDVPSDETNLLITTALQVKADLQPHRIKMVSDIPLARGLGSSSSVIVAGIELANQLAHLQLSADEKLVIATKIEGHPDNVAPAIFGNLVISSYVDEKVNSAVAAFPEASFVAFIPNYELKTSDSRNVLPNEFSYKEAVAASSIANVAIAALLTGDLEKAGKAIEADLFHERFRQKLVKEFVPIKEVAHEVGAYATYLSGAGPTIMTLAPKAKEAELVERLEALALDGEVVALYVDTKGVFVEKD